The proteins below come from a single Oerskovia jenensis genomic window:
- the hpt gene encoding hypoxanthine phosphoribosyltransferase → MDSSDVGNDLENILLTEDQLRGRLVELAEQIDRDYAGKDLLLVGVLKGAVMVMADLARLLHHDVEMDWMAVSSYGSGTKSSGVVRILKDLDADLTGRHVLIVEDIIDSGLTLSWLLSNLRSRGPASVEVAAMLRKPDAAKTEVDVRYIGFDIPNEFVVGYGLDYAEKYRNLPFVGTLAPHVYSS, encoded by the coding sequence GTGGACTCATCCGACGTCGGCAACGACCTCGAGAACATCCTCCTCACCGAGGACCAGCTCCGCGGGAGGCTGGTGGAGCTCGCCGAGCAGATCGACCGCGACTACGCGGGCAAGGACCTCCTGCTCGTCGGCGTGCTCAAGGGCGCGGTCATGGTCATGGCGGACCTCGCCCGCCTGTTGCACCACGACGTCGAGATGGACTGGATGGCCGTCTCGTCGTACGGGTCGGGCACCAAGTCCTCGGGTGTCGTGCGCATCCTCAAGGACCTCGACGCCGACCTCACGGGCCGTCACGTGCTCATCGTGGAGGACATCATCGACTCGGGCCTGACGCTGTCGTGGCTGCTGTCGAACCTGCGCAGCCGCGGCCCGGCCTCGGTCGAGGTCGCCGCGATGCTCCGCAAGCCCGACGCCGCGAAGACCGAGGTCGACGTGCGCTACATCGGCTTCGACATCCCCAACGAGTTCGTCGTGGGCTACGGCCTGGACTACGCGGAGAAGTACCGCAACCTGCCGTTCGTGGGCACGCTCGCCCCGCACGTCTACTCCTCCTGA
- the ftsH gene encoding ATP-dependent zinc metalloprotease FtsH: MNIKKILSGPIIWIVVGLAILGIAFMALSGPSVHRVDTSTGLELLQDDKVEQALIVDGDQRVQLTLKENYEVDGKSQGKSVEFFYVAPQGEAVVNAVTEADPPKGYNSEIARPSFLASALSLILPFLIIGLVFWFLLSRMQGGGSKVMGFGKSKAKLASKDTPQVTFADVAGADEAVEELHEIKEFLAEPDKFQAVGAKIPKGVLLYGPPGTGKTLLARAVAGEAGVPFYTISGSDFVEMFVGVGASRVRDLFQQAKENSPAIIFVDEIDAVGRHRGAGMGGGHDEREQTLNQLLVEMDGFDVKANVILIAATNRPDILDPALLRPGRFDRQIAVEAPDLKGREAILAVHAQGKPIVPEIDLAAVARRTPGFTGADLANVLNEAALLTARSGAQLIDDRALDEAIDRVIAGPQKRTRVMNVKEQKITAYHEGGHALVAAAMRYTDPVTKVTILPRGRALGYTMVMPLEDKYSTTRNELLDQLAYAMGGRVAEELVFHDPTTGASNDIEKATAIAKKMVTEYGMSERVGAIKLGTGSGEPFMGRDMGHTRDYSESVAGTVDHEVRRLVEAAHDEAWEVLVQYRDVLDHLVLELLEKETLNQAELAAIFAPVVKRDPREVWLSSEQRAVSHRPPVLTDAEKAAMPKDPLGQPIVVPQDEAAAASDELPPERIGEVPADRVVDDGQV, encoded by the coding sequence ATGAACATCAAGAAGATTCTCAGCGGACCGATCATCTGGATCGTCGTGGGCCTGGCGATCCTCGGGATCGCCTTCATGGCGCTGTCCGGGCCCAGCGTCCACCGTGTCGACACCTCGACGGGGCTCGAGCTCCTCCAGGACGACAAGGTCGAGCAGGCCCTCATCGTCGACGGCGACCAGCGGGTCCAGCTGACCCTCAAGGAGAACTACGAGGTCGACGGCAAGTCCCAGGGCAAGAGCGTGGAGTTCTTCTACGTCGCCCCCCAGGGCGAGGCCGTCGTGAACGCCGTCACGGAGGCGGACCCCCCGAAGGGCTACAACTCCGAGATCGCGCGTCCCTCGTTCCTCGCGTCGGCGCTCTCGCTCATCCTGCCGTTCCTCATCATCGGACTGGTCTTCTGGTTCCTGCTGTCCCGCATGCAGGGCGGCGGCTCCAAGGTCATGGGCTTCGGCAAGTCCAAGGCCAAGCTCGCGTCCAAGGACACCCCGCAGGTGACGTTCGCCGACGTCGCCGGTGCGGACGAGGCCGTCGAGGAGCTCCACGAGATCAAGGAGTTCCTCGCCGAGCCCGACAAGTTCCAGGCCGTGGGCGCCAAGATCCCCAAGGGCGTGCTCCTCTACGGGCCTCCCGGAACCGGCAAGACCCTCCTGGCCCGCGCGGTCGCGGGAGAGGCGGGCGTGCCGTTCTACACGATCTCCGGCTCGGACTTCGTCGAGATGTTCGTCGGCGTCGGCGCGAGCCGCGTGCGCGACCTGTTCCAGCAGGCCAAGGAGAACTCCCCGGCCATCATCTTCGTCGACGAGATCGACGCGGTGGGCCGTCACCGCGGTGCCGGCATGGGTGGTGGGCACGACGAGCGCGAGCAGACCCTGAACCAGCTCCTCGTCGAGATGGACGGGTTCGACGTCAAGGCCAACGTCATCCTCATCGCGGCGACGAACCGCCCCGACATCCTCGACCCCGCGCTCCTGCGTCCCGGCCGCTTCGACCGGCAGATCGCGGTCGAGGCCCCCGACCTCAAGGGCCGCGAGGCGATCCTCGCGGTGCACGCGCAGGGCAAGCCGATCGTCCCCGAGATCGACCTGGCCGCCGTCGCGCGGCGCACCCCCGGCTTCACGGGGGCGGACCTCGCGAACGTGCTCAACGAGGCCGCGCTGCTCACCGCGCGCTCGGGCGCACAGCTCATCGACGACCGAGCCCTCGACGAGGCCATCGACCGCGTCATCGCCGGCCCGCAGAAGCGGACCCGCGTGATGAACGTCAAGGAGCAGAAGATCACGGCGTACCACGAGGGCGGTCACGCCCTGGTCGCCGCGGCCATGCGCTACACGGACCCGGTCACCAAGGTGACGATCCTGCCGCGCGGACGCGCCCTGGGCTACACCATGGTCATGCCGCTCGAGGACAAGTACTCCACGACGCGCAACGAGCTGCTCGACCAGCTCGCCTACGCGATGGGCGGCCGCGTCGCCGAGGAGCTCGTGTTCCACGACCCCACCACGGGCGCCTCGAACGACATCGAGAAGGCGACCGCGATCGCCAAGAAGATGGTCACCGAGTACGGCATGAGCGAGCGCGTCGGCGCGATCAAGCTCGGCACGGGCTCGGGAGAGCCCTTCATGGGCCGCGACATGGGCCACACGCGCGACTACTCCGAGTCGGTCGCCGGCACGGTCGACCACGAGGTGCGACGCCTCGTCGAGGCCGCGCACGACGAGGCGTGGGAGGTGCTCGTCCAGTACCGCGACGTGCTCGACCACCTGGTCCTGGAGCTCCTCGAGAAGGAGACGCTGAACCAGGCCGAGCTCGCCGCGATCTTCGCGCCGGTCGTCAAGCGCGACCCGCGCGAGGTCTGGCTCTCGAGCGAGCAGCGCGCCGTGTCGCACCGTCCGCCGGTCCTGACCGACGCCGAGAAGGCCGCGATGCCGAAGGACCCGCTGGGGCAGCCCATCGTCGTCCCGCAGGACGAGGCCGCGGCCGCGAGCGACGAGCTCCCGCCCGAGCGCATCGGCGAGGTCCCCGCGGACCGCGTGGTCGACGACGGGCAGGTCTGA
- the folE gene encoding GTP cyclohydrolase I FolE, translating to MTTRAEQGLRAAADVPAYDEERASAAVRELLLAVGEDPDREGLRETPARVARAYREIFAGLRQEPADVLTTMFDLGHEEMVLVKDIEVYSTCEHHLVPFHGVAHVGYIPNADGRITGLSKLARLVDVYARRPQVQERLTSQIADALVEHLEPRGVIVVVECEHLCMSMRGVRKPGSRTVTSAVRGQMRDGATRAEAMSLIIGR from the coding sequence GTGACCACGAGGGCCGAGCAGGGCCTGCGGGCCGCTGCCGACGTCCCCGCGTACGACGAGGAGCGGGCGAGCGCCGCGGTGCGCGAGCTCCTCCTCGCCGTGGGGGAGGACCCGGACCGGGAGGGGCTCCGGGAGACCCCTGCCCGCGTGGCCCGCGCCTACCGCGAGATCTTCGCGGGCCTGCGCCAGGAGCCCGCCGACGTCCTGACCACCATGTTCGACCTGGGCCACGAGGAGATGGTGCTGGTCAAGGACATCGAGGTCTACTCGACGTGCGAGCACCACCTGGTGCCCTTCCACGGGGTCGCGCACGTGGGGTACATCCCCAACGCCGACGGTCGCATCACGGGCCTGTCCAAGCTGGCCCGGCTGGTCGACGTGTACGCGCGCCGCCCTCAGGTCCAGGAGCGGCTCACGTCGCAGATCGCCGACGCCCTGGTCGAGCACCTCGAGCCGCGCGGCGTGATCGTCGTGGTCGAGTGCGAGCACCTGTGCATGTCCATGCGGGGCGTCCGCAAGCCGGGATCCCGGACCGTCACGTCCGCGGTCCGCGGCCAGATGCGCGACGGCGCCACGCGTGCCGAGGCCATGAGCCTGATCATCGGACGGTAG
- the folP gene encoding dihydropteroate synthase — MGVVNVTPDSFSDGGEWFEPRAAIEHGLALLAEGADVLDVGGESTRPGAGRVPVEDELARVLPVISALAARGAVVSVDTTRATVAEQAVGAGAQIINDVSGGLADPEMAAVAARTGAVFVAMHWRGHADVMDDLEVYDDVVTDVRDELAARVEALRAAGVRDDRIVLDPGLGFSKAGSTNWPLLTHLGALRELGFPVLVGASRKRFLGHLLAGPDGTPAPPLERDAATAAITALAAAEGAWCVRVHAVRASADAVRVAAAWTRAGRTGEDASGRVLATPPPAEPSAGARDTVHGSRSADTGRVGQARQSTDDHGTNDSDDRSTT, encoded by the coding sequence ATGGGCGTCGTCAACGTCACGCCGGACTCCTTCTCCGACGGCGGCGAGTGGTTCGAGCCGCGCGCGGCGATCGAGCACGGGCTCGCACTCCTGGCCGAGGGGGCGGACGTCCTCGACGTCGGGGGCGAGTCGACGCGCCCGGGCGCGGGACGGGTGCCCGTCGAGGACGAGCTCGCGCGCGTGCTGCCCGTGATCTCGGCCCTTGCCGCCCGCGGGGCCGTGGTGAGCGTCGACACGACGCGGGCCACGGTCGCCGAGCAGGCGGTCGGTGCGGGCGCCCAGATCATCAACGACGTCTCGGGGGGCCTCGCGGACCCGGAGATGGCCGCGGTCGCCGCCCGCACCGGCGCGGTGTTCGTGGCCATGCACTGGCGCGGTCACGCGGACGTCATGGACGACCTCGAGGTGTACGACGACGTCGTGACCGACGTCCGTGACGAGCTCGCCGCGCGCGTCGAGGCGCTGCGCGCGGCCGGCGTGCGCGACGACCGGATCGTCCTCGACCCTGGCCTCGGCTTCTCCAAGGCGGGTTCCACGAACTGGCCCCTCCTGACGCACCTGGGCGCGCTGCGCGAGCTCGGGTTCCCGGTGCTCGTGGGGGCGTCCCGCAAGCGCTTCCTCGGTCACCTGCTCGCCGGGCCGGACGGCACGCCCGCGCCGCCGCTGGAACGGGACGCGGCGACCGCCGCGATCACGGCGCTCGCCGCGGCGGAAGGGGCCTGGTGCGTGCGCGTGCACGCGGTCCGGGCCTCGGCCGACGCGGTGCGGGTCGCCGCCGCGTGGACTCGGGCCGGTCGGACGGGGGAGGATGCGAGCGGGCGTGTGCTTGCCACGCCGCCGCCCGCCGAGCCCTCCGCAGGGGCACGGGACACGGTCCACGGCTCCCGGTCCGCGGACACGGGGCGCGTGGGGCAGGCGCGGCAGAGCACGGACGACCACGGAACGAACGACAGCGACGACAGGAGTACGACGTGA
- the folK gene encoding 2-amino-4-hydroxy-6-hydroxymethyldihydropteridine diphosphokinase, whose product MSTAFAGAVQGTDGRPLDQIRLTGLSATGHHGVFEHERLDGQLFRADVVLHLDTRPAAAGDDLADTVSYAVVAEDVVAVLAGSPADLIETVAERVAAVALRHPAVVAVDVAVHKPQAPITVPFDDVEVVVRRDRVKVPVVADAVPRVVPIPVGSITPAVLGNVAAAEPASPDQHVVMPPSIPPVSPAPAPDRSPDQGVFAATAEDLGPAAGELPSTGGVSDQEFVDALDSFYSAPQDALSAPAESFEPVVEQGSEAAPQVIVRPAPEVTAEPAPVASETFHEAADERSEAAEPSDAPGVATASSAVAPEAEGSADPVPLAVPEAQSVRGVPVEPGTRIGDDATADLDAPAGTALPDAVAPAAHQVAAEPAPGERVLDDEPAPSPVAQAPVETPAVPEPVAEAPSTATFSAEVSSEPAPVPPALGEPEPIAAPVPLPVRPAPEVATAPAEPTAAEAPYVPEAAPVPAVALDRLDEAPSGFVPVVLALGANLGDAQQTLRDAVTDLDRISGLEITDVSPLARTAAVGGPDQPDYLNAILLARTTLAPRALLHAVQGVENAHGRIRAERNGPRTLDVDLIVFGTVTEFTADLELPHPRAHERAFVLEPWAQIAPDAVLPGLGGGPVAALAATAPDRGGIRWLALDWLTDAEPEAAPAPAPAVRPDAPADPARQAQAAAAQEAPAPASPPVEAAAPEPTTAPTTPARPGGEMFTATPHEVGEPVGHAPVPATVPFVQDQPSAPTTQAPAPVAPAQQGPPERAAQEPGPFVPAFHPVHPQDGQEPPHAQVPPLWADVSHAAPAPEPPADVFPVHSAPAPAAPARTVPEEPVAPQFHPVHPAPAGAFLPPQAPNDPEQQDSATAQPPITGVPMSFPADLRGPSS is encoded by the coding sequence GTGAGCACAGCGTTCGCAGGGGCGGTGCAGGGAACCGACGGGCGCCCGCTCGACCAGATCCGGCTCACGGGACTCAGCGCGACGGGCCACCACGGCGTGTTCGAGCACGAGCGCCTCGACGGCCAGCTCTTCCGCGCCGACGTGGTGCTGCACCTCGACACGCGCCCCGCAGCGGCCGGTGACGACCTCGCGGACACCGTGAGCTACGCGGTCGTCGCCGAGGACGTCGTCGCGGTGCTCGCCGGCTCGCCCGCCGACCTCATCGAGACCGTCGCCGAGCGGGTCGCCGCGGTCGCGCTGCGTCACCCGGCGGTCGTCGCGGTCGACGTCGCGGTCCACAAGCCGCAGGCTCCCATCACCGTCCCGTTCGACGACGTCGAGGTCGTGGTCCGCCGCGACCGCGTCAAGGTGCCCGTCGTGGCCGACGCCGTCCCGCGCGTCGTGCCCATCCCGGTCGGGTCGATCACCCCGGCCGTGCTCGGGAACGTCGCCGCCGCGGAGCCGGCCTCGCCGGACCAGCACGTCGTCATGCCGCCCTCGATCCCGCCGGTGTCACCTGCTCCCGCTCCGGACCGCTCGCCCGACCAAGGAGTCTTCGCGGCCACCGCCGAGGACCTCGGGCCGGCCGCCGGCGAGCTGCCGAGCACGGGCGGGGTGTCCGACCAGGAGTTCGTCGACGCGCTCGACTCGTTCTACAGCGCCCCTCAGGACGCGTTGAGCGCCCCTGCCGAGAGCTTCGAGCCCGTCGTCGAGCAGGGGTCGGAGGCGGCCCCCCAGGTGATTGTGCGGCCGGCCCCCGAGGTCACCGCCGAGCCGGCTCCCGTCGCGTCCGAGACCTTCCACGAGGCGGCCGATGAACGGTCGGAGGCTGCCGAGCCGTCCGACGCGCCCGGCGTCGCGACCGCCTCGTCCGCCGTGGCCCCCGAGGCCGAGGGGTCCGCGGACCCCGTCCCGCTCGCGGTGCCCGAGGCGCAGTCCGTCCGGGGCGTGCCCGTGGAGCCCGGGACGCGCATCGGTGACGACGCCACGGCGGACCTCGACGCGCCCGCCGGGACCGCACTGCCCGACGCCGTCGCGCCCGCCGCGCACCAGGTCGCCGCCGAGCCCGCTCCGGGCGAGCGCGTCCTGGACGACGAGCCGGCGCCCTCGCCGGTCGCGCAGGCCCCGGTCGAGACGCCCGCGGTCCCCGAGCCTGTCGCCGAGGCGCCCTCGACCGCGACCTTCTCCGCGGAGGTCTCGAGCGAGCCGGCGCCCGTGCCGCCGGCGCTCGGAGAACCCGAGCCGATCGCGGCCCCCGTGCCCTTGCCGGTGCGTCCCGCTCCCGAGGTCGCTACGGCGCCCGCCGAGCCCACCGCGGCCGAAGCGCCGTACGTGCCCGAGGCGGCGCCCGTGCCGGCCGTCGCGCTCGACCGGCTCGACGAGGCCCCCTCGGGCTTCGTGCCCGTCGTGCTGGCCTTGGGGGCGAACCTCGGGGACGCCCAGCAGACGTTGCGCGACGCCGTGACGGACCTCGACCGCATCTCCGGCCTCGAGATCACGGACGTCTCACCCCTCGCGCGGACGGCAGCCGTCGGTGGCCCGGACCAGCCGGACTACCTCAACGCCATCCTGCTGGCACGGACCACGCTCGCACCGCGTGCGCTCCTGCACGCCGTCCAGGGGGTCGAGAACGCGCACGGGCGGATCCGTGCCGAGCGCAACGGCCCGCGGACCCTCGACGTCGACCTGATCGTCTTCGGGACGGTCACCGAGTTCACCGCAGACCTCGAGCTGCCGCACCCGCGGGCGCACGAGCGCGCCTTCGTGCTCGAGCCGTGGGCGCAGATCGCCCCGGACGCCGTGCTGCCCGGCCTGGGCGGCGGTCCGGTCGCCGCGCTGGCGGCGACGGCGCCCGACCGCGGCGGCATCCGTTGGCTGGCCCTCGACTGGCTGACCGACGCCGAGCCCGAGGCGGCTCCGGCTCCGGCTCCGGCGGTCCGCCCCGACGCTCCCGCCGACCCTGCCCGGCAGGCTCAGGCGGCAGCGGCCCAGGAGGCTCCCGCTCCGGCGAGCCCCCCGGTCGAGGCGGCGGCTCCCGAGCCGACCACGGCGCCCACGACCCCGGCGCGCCCCGGTGGCGAGATGTTCACCGCGACCCCGCACGAGGTGGGCGAGCCGGTCGGGCACGCTCCTGTCCCGGCGACGGTCCCGTTCGTGCAGGACCAACCGTCCGCGCCGACCACCCAGGCGCCGGCACCGGTCGCGCCGGCTCAGCAGGGCCCGCCCGAGCGCGCGGCGCAGGAGCCAGGACCGTTCGTCCCGGCGTTCCACCCCGTGCACCCGCAGGACGGGCAGGAGCCCCCGCACGCCCAGGTCCCGCCGCTGTGGGCGGACGTCTCGCACGCGGCACCGGCCCCCGAGCCGCCGGCCGACGTGTTCCCCGTGCACTCCGCGCCCGCCCCGGCGGCTCCCGCCCGGACGGTCCCGGAGGAGCCCGTCGCCCCGCAGTTCCACCCCGTGCACCCGGCCCCGGCGGGCGCGTTCCTCCCGCCGCAGGCCCCGAACGACCCTGAGCAGCAGGACTCCGCGACCGCGCAGCCCCCCATCACGGGCGTGCCCATGTCCTTCCCGGCCGACCTCCGCGGTCCGTCGAGCTGA
- a CDS encoding DUF3180 domain-containing protein, with amino-acid sequence MQRTKVTTLLLVTVATTLVGWLVVVGLERRGTYLPHVPWIVDVALVALAGGVFWAGWAVRSYLQGRRPSLDPLRAARTLVLAKAAALTGSLLAGWYLAQVVVVLGDLAIEARRDRAIAAGVAALCAVVLAVVGLVVEKFCQVPPDDTDPANGGRSRAQGEADPETGATA; translated from the coding sequence ATGCAGCGCACCAAGGTCACGACGCTCCTGCTCGTCACGGTCGCCACGACCCTGGTCGGGTGGCTCGTCGTCGTCGGGCTGGAGCGCCGAGGGACGTACCTGCCGCACGTGCCCTGGATCGTGGACGTGGCCCTGGTCGCGCTGGCCGGAGGGGTGTTCTGGGCCGGCTGGGCCGTCCGGTCGTACCTCCAGGGCAGACGCCCGTCGCTCGATCCCCTGCGGGCGGCCCGCACCCTCGTGCTCGCCAAGGCCGCGGCCCTCACCGGCTCGCTGCTCGCGGGCTGGTATCTCGCGCAGGTCGTCGTCGTGCTGGGTGATCTCGCGATCGAGGCCCGCCGTGACCGGGCGATCGCCGCGGGTGTGGCGGCCCTGTGCGCGGTGGTGCTCGCCGTCGTCGGGCTCGTCGTGGAGAAGTTCTGCCAGGTCCCGCCCGACGACACCGACCCCGCGAACGGCGGACGGTCGCGCGCCCAGGGCGAGGCCGATCCCGAGACCGGTGCCACGGCCTGA
- a CDS encoding PH domain-containing protein, translating to MTDHAFDLAPAPDQDPATAPAPPAPAVPTDHSGPFDPPGVRWQGVSSRLITARLLTVGIFLLVPFVLGAVFALVFSLVWLWIVPAVVLAIGIWCVVVVPRQVRAIGYAERDDDLLIRKGVMFRSLVVVPYGRMQYVDVQAGPVARRFRIAQVQLHTASPATDASIDGLEPAEAERLRDRLASRGEARLAGL from the coding sequence ATGACGGACCACGCCTTCGACCTGGCCCCCGCACCGGACCAGGACCCAGCGACCGCCCCGGCGCCCCCGGCCCCTGCGGTCCCGACGGACCACAGCGGTCCCTTCGACCCGCCGGGCGTGCGGTGGCAGGGCGTCTCGAGCCGGCTGATCACCGCTCGGCTGCTCACGGTCGGGATCTTCCTGCTCGTCCCGTTCGTGCTGGGGGCCGTGTTCGCGCTCGTGTTCAGCCTGGTCTGGCTGTGGATCGTCCCCGCGGTCGTGCTCGCGATCGGGATCTGGTGCGTGGTCGTCGTGCCGCGGCAGGTCCGGGCCATCGGCTACGCCGAGCGTGACGACGACCTCCTGATCCGCAAGGGCGTGATGTTCCGCTCGCTCGTCGTGGTGCCGTACGGCCGCATGCAGTACGTGGACGTCCAGGCCGGGCCGGTCGCCCGCAGGTTCCGCATCGCCCAGGTCCAGCTCCACACGGCCTCGCCCGCGACGGACGCGTCGATCGACGGCCTCGAGCCGGCCGAGGCCGAGCGCCTGCGCGACCGTCTGGCCTCGCGCGGAGAGGCACGGTTGGCCGGGCTATGA
- a CDS encoding PH domain-containing protein gives MSESTTQPDAPPTELTWHRVHPVTPVVRGWSVIAVLLVIVGNRTLEGLPAGENMLAGNGWWQILGGIVVVGLVGLGYSALAWRMTTYAIDDESVRLHTGVLFRQQRKARLDRLQAVDIVQPLVARLFGLAELKLEVAGGSDSGIKLGFLKLDDANHLRAELLARAAGLRVGGAPVRAAAPGGGPGALPGEATDGDVAGEVSDAVGPVALDAPEAPEQPVMEVPSGRLVWSLIRTVAMIVLVLAVLGLIGVAVGTREIGTLFTALPLVLGVGGYLFGRFTREFNFRSAISPDGIRLRHGLLETRSQTIPPGRVQAIRLTQGLLWRSADWWRVEVNVAGYGQSADGTTNNSVLLPVGTRDEALGAVWLVLPDLGTADPRALLDEALSGIDAGEHFTTAPRRARILDPIAWRRNGFAVTGRALVLRRGRLVRQVEIVPHERTQSLGLQQGPWQRRLGVATFAVHSVPGPVTPSVPHLDQHVAGALMDEQARRAREARAHAGPELWMRREEVAAVVERIEDDDAATAPYVATSVPAAGAPDDEDRADDPRGADHRKSEDARE, from the coding sequence ATGAGCGAGAGCACCACGCAGCCCGACGCCCCACCGACCGAGCTCACCTGGCACCGTGTCCACCCCGTGACCCCGGTGGTCAGGGGCTGGTCGGTCATCGCGGTCCTCCTCGTGATCGTCGGCAACCGGACGCTGGAGGGGCTCCCCGCGGGGGAGAACATGCTGGCCGGCAACGGCTGGTGGCAGATCCTGGGCGGGATCGTCGTGGTCGGTCTCGTCGGGCTCGGCTACTCGGCGCTGGCCTGGCGCATGACGACGTACGCGATCGACGACGAGTCCGTCCGCCTCCACACGGGCGTCCTGTTCCGCCAGCAGCGCAAGGCCCGTCTCGACCGGCTCCAGGCGGTGGACATCGTCCAGCCGCTCGTGGCCCGGCTCTTCGGGCTGGCCGAGCTCAAGCTCGAGGTCGCGGGCGGTTCGGACTCGGGCATCAAGCTCGGCTTCCTCAAGCTCGACGACGCCAACCACCTGCGTGCCGAGCTCCTGGCGCGTGCGGCGGGGCTTCGCGTGGGCGGGGCGCCCGTGCGTGCGGCAGCTCCCGGTGGTGGCCCTGGTGCGCTGCCCGGTGAGGCGACGGACGGTGACGTCGCGGGAGAGGTGAGCGACGCCGTCGGGCCTGTCGCCCTGGACGCGCCCGAGGCGCCCGAGCAGCCTGTCATGGAGGTCCCCTCGGGCCGCCTGGTCTGGTCGCTGATCCGTACCGTCGCGATGATCGTCCTGGTCCTCGCGGTGCTGGGACTGATCGGGGTCGCGGTCGGCACGCGGGAGATCGGGACGCTGTTCACGGCCCTGCCGCTCGTCCTGGGCGTCGGCGGCTACCTGTTCGGCCGGTTCACGCGCGAGTTCAACTTCCGCAGCGCCATCTCGCCCGACGGCATCCGGCTGCGCCACGGCCTGCTCGAGACCCGGTCGCAGACCATCCCGCCGGGCCGTGTCCAGGCGATCCGCCTCACGCAGGGGCTCCTGTGGCGCAGCGCCGACTGGTGGCGCGTCGAGGTCAACGTCGCGGGCTACGGTCAGAGCGCCGACGGCACGACCAACAACAGCGTCCTGCTGCCCGTGGGCACGCGCGACGAGGCCCTGGGAGCGGTGTGGCTCGTGCTGCCCGACCTCGGCACGGCCGACCCGCGCGCCCTGCTCGACGAGGCGCTGTCGGGCATCGACGCGGGAGAGCACTTCACGACGGCTCCGCGACGCGCCCGCATCCTCGACCCGATCGCGTGGCGTCGCAACGGGTTCGCGGTCACGGGGCGGGCGCTGGTCCTGCGGCGCGGCCGCCTGGTGCGCCAGGTCGAGATCGTGCCGCACGAGCGCACGCAGTCCCTCGGCCTCCAGCAGGGGCCCTGGCAGCGTCGCCTGGGCGTCGCGACGTTCGCGGTGCACTCGGTCCCCGGACCGGTCACCCCGAGCGTCCCGCACCTCGACCAGCACGTCGCGGGCGCCCTCATGGACGAGCAGGCGAGGCGTGCCCGCGAGGCCCGCGCGCACGCCGGGCCCGAGCTCTGGATGCGACGTGAGGAGGTCGCAGCCGTGGTCGAGAGGATCGAGGACGACGACGCGGCGACCGCGCCGTACGTGGCGACCTCGGTGCCCGCGGCGGGAGCGCCCGACGACGAGGACCGTGCGGACGACCCGCGCGGCGCGGACCACCGGAAGAGCGAGGACGCACGTGAGTGA
- a CDS encoding Rossmann-like and DUF2520 domain-containing protein produces the protein MSDTAGRRRPGRLGVGIVGAGRVGAVLGSALRATGHAVVGASGISEASRERIETLLPGIPVLEVEEVVRRSELVLLAVPDDALPGLVSGLAEIGAWQGGQIVVHTSGRYGAGVLDPARAQGAIPLAIHPAMTFSGTSLDLSRLVGTTFAVTAPGPVQPIGQALVVELGGEPVIVEEEARGLYHAALAHGANHLVVLVAQAAQALEAAGIEQPGRVLAPLLSAALDGATRSADAGEGAGPGAISALTGPVSRGDVGTVAEHLEVLRALAVTSAHETVPRVAATDVPASYRELSRGATSRALAAGRIDARQAQALLDVLEEGQ, from the coding sequence GTGAGTGACACCGCAGGACGCCGGCGGCCCGGGCGGCTGGGCGTCGGCATCGTGGGGGCCGGTCGTGTCGGAGCGGTTCTCGGCAGCGCCCTGCGGGCCACCGGCCACGCGGTCGTCGGCGCGAGCGGCATCTCCGAGGCGTCGCGAGAGCGCATCGAGACGCTCCTGCCCGGCATCCCCGTGCTCGAGGTCGAGGAGGTCGTGCGTCGCTCCGAGCTCGTGCTCCTCGCCGTGCCCGACGACGCCCTCCCGGGCCTGGTCTCGGGTCTCGCCGAGATCGGGGCGTGGCAGGGCGGGCAGATCGTCGTGCACACCTCGGGCCGCTACGGGGCGGGCGTGCTCGACCCGGCGCGTGCCCAGGGGGCGATCCCGCTCGCGATCCACCCCGCCATGACGTTCTCCGGCACGTCGCTCGACCTGTCACGCCTCGTGGGCACGACCTTCGCGGTCACCGCGCCGGGGCCCGTCCAGCCCATCGGGCAGGCGCTCGTCGTCGAGCTCGGGGGCGAACCGGTCATCGTCGAGGAAGAGGCCCGCGGGCTCTACCACGCGGCCCTCGCGCACGGCGCGAACCATCTCGTGGTGCTCGTCGCGCAGGCGGCGCAGGCCCTCGAGGCGGCGGGCATCGAGCAGCCCGGCCGCGTGCTGGCCCCCCTGCTGTCCGCCGCGCTCGACGGTGCGACCCGTTCGGCGGACGCCGGCGAGGGGGCCGGGCCAGGAGCGATCTCGGCCCTGACGGGCCCCGTGTCGCGCGGGGACGTCGGCACCGTCGCCGAGCACCTCGAGGTGCTGCGGGCCCTGGCGGTGACCTCGGCGCACGAGACCGTGCCGCGCGTCGCCGCGACCGACGTGCCCGCGTCCTACCGCGAGCTCAGCCGGGGCGCGACCAGCCGGGCCCTGGCCGCGGGGCGCATCGACGCCCGCCAGGCGCAGGCGCTGCTCGACGTCCTCGAGGAAGGTCAGTGA